The genomic interval CCCGCTGACGGGCAACAACTCCGCGGACCTCGAGATCGAGTACGAGGCCTCGATCCGCCGCATGGCCGAGGACATCCGCACGGCGCGCGAGACCGTCCACGTGCTCTTCTACATCGCCGGGCTCGACGAGACCACGCGCCCCTTCTTCGACGCCGTCGCCGAGGCCGCCGACCGCGGCGTGAAGGTGCGCTTCCTCTACGACCACTACGGGTCCATGAAGTACTGGAGCGTCTACCGGCCCATGCGGCGCCTGCTGGACGCCCACGGCATCGAGCACTACCCGATGATGCCGATCAAGCCGCTGCGCGACGGCGCGCTGCAGCGGCCCGACCTGCGCAACCATCGCAAGCTGCTGATCGTCGACGGCGAGGTCGGCTGGATGGGCAGCCAGAACCTCATCGACTCGGCCTACGCGAGTGCGAAGGGCGCGCGCGAGGGCGTCCGCTGGCAGGAGACGATGATCCGCCTGCGCGGCCCGATCGTCTCCGAGGTCAACCTGCTGTTCGGGACCGACTGGTACCTCGAGTCCGGCGAGTCGATCGCCGAGGACCAGGTGGTCCGTCCCTCCCCGGACACCTCCGGCACCTACGAGTGCCAGATCGTGCCCAGCGGGCCGGGCTTCGTGCTCGAGAACAACCTGCTGCTGTTCAACCAGCTCTTCTACAGCGCCGAGAAGCGCATCACCGCTGTCAGCCCCTACTTCGTGCCCGACGAGTCGATGCTGTACGCCCTGGTCACGGCCGCCAAGCGCGGCGTCGAGGTCGAGCTGTTCGTCTCGGAGAAGGGCGATCAGTTCCTCGTCGACCACGCCCAGTGCTCCTACTACACGGCGCTCCTCGAGGCCGGCGTGCGCATCCAGCGCTACGAGGCGCCGAAGATCCTGCACGCCAAGCACGTCACGGTCGACGACTCGGTGACGGTGCTGGGCTCTTCCAACATGGACATCCGCTCGTTCCTGCTGGACATGGAGAGCTCGCTCATGGTGGGCGGCACGGACTTCATGGAGAAGATGCACGAGGTGGAGGACGTCTACCGCTCGCGCAGCCGCGAGCTGACCCTCGAGGAGTGGCGCACCCGCCCCTTCTGGAAGCAGATCCTGGACAACACCTGCCGCCTGGCCTCCGCGATCGTCTGATCCCGATCCCGATCCTCTAGCTGACCCTCTAGCCGACCCCGGCGAGGGAGTCCTCGGCCTCCTGGGCGGCCTTCACGTGCTCGTCGACGTCGATCGTGACCTCCGAGGCGAAGAAACTCGGCCCCTGGGGGGTGTCCACGACGATCATCGTGATCTTCTCGCCCGTCACCTTCTCGAGTTCGGACTGGCCGAACATCAGGTCTCCGGAGGTCCTGAACCCGTCCATGCCGTCGATCGTGACCTTCGTGGTGCTGCGGTGCTCGAGCGTGCGCTGCGAGGTCCCGCCCCAGACCCCGCTGTTGGACAGCAGGCAGTCCATGAGGCGTCCTGACGCCACCTCGGCGCCGGGGTACTCCACGCCGTCCTGCCACCGCAGCTTCCCGACGGTGATCGTGGAGTACCAGTTGCGCTCGACCGTGGCCAGCGCCATCTGGGTGTCCTCGCTGAAGGGCAGGGGAGTGGACGTCTGCCGCTGGTCGAAGCCGTCGGGCGCGGTGAACTCGAGGCCGCCGCCGCGCAGCGTGCTGCCCGAGTTCTGAGAGGTCCGCTTCGACTCGTCGGGGCTGTTCCAGCACCGTTCCGGTTCGACGGAGGCCGAGGCGCTCGGGCTCTGCGAGCCGCCGCCGTCCGAGGAGCCGGCCGACGGGCTGGGCGTCGGGTCGTCCGAGCCGCCGATCGCCGCCCGCACCCCGAGCGTCCCGCCCACGATGAGCACGAGCACCGCGAGGAAGGAGATCGCCCCCGCGGTGACCGCGCGGCGCGACGAGGACGGGCCGGGCGGTGTCGAGGAGGACGGGGTCGAGGAGGGAGGGGACGACGGGTGCACGGGGCGGCTCCGGGGGTCAGACGACCTTGAGGCTCTTGATGATCTGGTCGAGGGCTTCGGCGTGCTCGGGGACGTCGGCGGCGACGTCGGAGGCGACGGCCTGCGGGCCGTCGTCGGAGTCGACCACGATCGCGGTGACGATCGAGGCGCTCGTGTCCTGGAGCTGCGAGGGGTCCTCGAAATGATAGGTGGCCTGCACGATCCACGCGTCGTGGCCGTCGACCGTGGTCTTCTCGCTGCGGTAGTCGGTGACGGTCGGGTTCTCGCCGAACTCGGCGAGCACGCCGGCGGTGGTCGCGTAGCACTGGAAGATCGCGATCGCGGCCTTCTCGTCCCCCGGGTACTTCCCCTCGGACTCCGGCCACTCGACGCTGCCCACGTTCACGACGCTGTACCAGTTGTTCTCGACCAGGCGGCCGTACCCGTTCACGTTCGTCATGTACGGCAGGGCCTGGTCCGACCAGGGGTACGTCCAGCCGTCGGGCCGCGTGTACTCGAGGTGGCCCCCGCGGACGGTGCGCCCCGAGCTGCTCACGTCACCGCTGGAGCCGTCGGGGATCGAGCAGTCGGTGGTCGGCTTCTGCGTGAAGATCGGCGGGGGAGGGGCGAGATCGGGATCCTTCGGATCGGGGACGTACTCGCCCTCGCCCGAGCTGCTGCGGGAGGCCGCGGCGGTGGGCGTGTGCGAGTCGTCCCCGGTCATCTGCTTGAAGACGGTCTGCGAGAGGATCAGCGCGATCACGGCGATGAGCACCACGGCGCAGACGATCACGGTGATGACGATGACGCGGGCACGGGAGCGGCCGGTCTCGTCGGGCCGCGCGTAGGGAGCGGAGACGTCCCGGCCCTGGGCGGAGTAGTCGGGCAGGGACTCGCGCTGCGAGGAGTCGGAGAGGTCGGGCAGGGAAGGGGTGTCCTCCTCCGGTCCCGGGCTCCCCGCCATGTGTGCTCCTCACGCTGCTGTGGTCCGCCGCAGGGATTCTCCCACAGCGGCCCGGGCCCGCACCGTGTCCGCCCAGGGACGGCTCAGACCCCGTCGACGCCGCGGGACCGCTTGACGCGCAGCATCCGCGCCGCGGACTCGCGCACCCGGCGCTCGGCCTTCTCGGAGTCCTGCGCCCAGGCGACGATCGCGTCCACGAGGTCGCCGACGAGCGACGGGTCCGCGGTGAGCACCACGTCGCCCCCCGCCTCGAGGAGCCGGGTCGCGCGCTCGCCGAGCGGCACGTCCTGCACGGCCGCCGCGCTGCCCACGTCGTCGGAGACCACGAGCCCGTCGAATCCCAGCCTCCCGCGCAGCACGTCCGTCACGATCGCCGAGGAGAACATCGCGGGGCTGCCCGGATCCATCCGCGGGTACAGGGCGCTCGAGAGCATGACCATGTCGGCGCCGGCCTCGATGCCCGCGCGGAACGGCTCGAGGAAGGGGTCGTCCGCATCCGTCGTCTCGTCGGTGATGCCTGTCGCCGAGAAGTCGGTGTTCCCGCGCACCCGGCCCAGGCCGGGGAAGTGCTTGAGCGCGGAGGCGGTGTCTTGCGCGTCGAGCGCCTCGACGGCCGCGACCACGCAGTCGGAGACCGTGTCCGGATCGGTCCCGAAGCCGCGGTCGATCTTCCCGATGGGCGCGTTCGCCCGTCCCAGCTCCGGGTCGACGGTGTCGGCGACCGGCGCGAGGGCCGCGTGCAGGCCCAGGGCGTGCAGGTCCTCGCCGATGCTCCTGTACGCCGCGGTGACGGCGTCGGTCCCCTCGGCCCCGAGATCCGCGGCCGACGCGGTCCTGCGCGCGGCGTCCCCGCGCAGCATGCGGATCTGCCCGCCCTCCTGGTCCACGCTCAGCAGCGGGGCGACGCCTCCGTCGGCCACCTCCCCGTCGATGCCCTCGACCACGGAGCGCACGGCCGCGGCGCTGTCCCAGGTCCCCAGCAGGAAGAAGCCGCCGATGCCGAGCTCGGCGGTCAGCGAGCGCTTCGGGCTGGTGCCGGCGGGGATGCCCGCGAGCACGAGCTGCGCCGCCGCCTGCTCGATCGTGAGGTCCTGGGCGCGCTGCTCCGCGGGGTCAGCCGTGGGCGACGGGGAGGCGGGGGAGGACGAGCCGGAACCGCCGTCGGACGCGGAGCCGCCGTCGGACGCCGCGCCGCCGTCGGACTCTCCGGACCCGCTCGCGCCGCCGTCGGACGAGCCCCCGCCGGAGCCCCCGCTCCCGGTGCACGCGGAGAGCGCGGCGACCGGGGGGAGCAGCACGAGCGGGGGAAGCAGCAGAGCGGTGCGTCGACGCATGCCATCGAGTCTGCCACGCCCGCCCGACGCACCCCGCCCGGCCGCTACTGTGGGGCCATGACCGACGAGGACGCCCGCCCCGCGCCCCCGCGGGCGCGCGCGATCGAGAACGCCACCGGCGTGCCCTTCGACGTCTGGACCGCGCGTCTCGAGGACGCCGGCGGTCGCGGCATGGACCACGCCGCTCTGGCCCGCACGATCCACGAGCGCTGGAACATCGAGGACTGGTGGGCCCAGGGCATCGCGATCGCCTTCGAGCAGTCGATCGGCCGCCGCGACGTCGGTCAGACCAGCGCCGGCGACTTCGCCGTGAGCGCCTCGCGCACCGTGCCGAGCGCGCCCGACGCGGTGCTCGAGGCCTGGGACGCCTTCCAGGACGCCGCTCGCCGGGCGCGGCTCGGCCTCGGCGAGGCGCGGACGAGCCGCACGGAGGCCTGGCGCTACTGGCGCGTCGATGGTCCGGACGGCAGCCGCGTCAGCGTGAACCTGCGCGCCAAGGACGACGGCGCGGCGGGCGGCGCGCCCCGCAGCATCCTCGCGATCGAGCACAAGGGACTCGCCGACGCCGACGCCCGTGAGGCATGGAAGACCACCTGGAAGCACGTCCTGGACGCATTCGTCGCCACTCTCGAGGAGACCCGATGACCGCATCACTGCCCAGTCCCGAGACCGGCGACGACCCCTGGCTCTGGC from Brachybacterium kimchii carries:
- a CDS encoding glycoside hydrolase family 3 N-terminal domain-containing protein, whose protein sequence is MRRRTALLLPPLVLLPPVAALSACTGSGGSGGGSSDGGASGSGESDGGAASDGGSASDGGSGSSSPASPSPTADPAEQRAQDLTIEQAAAQLVLAGIPAGTSPKRSLTAELGIGGFFLLGTWDSAAAVRSVVEGIDGEVADGGVAPLLSVDQEGGQIRMLRGDAARRTASAADLGAEGTDAVTAAYRSIGEDLHALGLHAALAPVADTVDPELGRANAPIGKIDRGFGTDPDTVSDCVVAAVEALDAQDTASALKHFPGLGRVRGNTDFSATGITDETTDADDPFLEPFRAGIEAGADMVMLSSALYPRMDPGSPAMFSSAIVTDVLRGRLGFDGLVVSDDVGSAAAVQDVPLGERATRLLEAGGDVVLTADPSLVGDLVDAIVAWAQDSEKAERRVRESAARMLRVKRSRGVDGV
- the cls gene encoding cardiolipin synthase, which gives rise to METWTWLVEHIVLVAPYVALVLDVILRVTAVLVVPRNRRPGSAFAWLLAIMVFPLVGFPLFLLLGNTQLPRKRRRKQVVVNRLMKVRAHDIPDSDLDEDSPSWLQSAVALNRELGAYPLTGNNSADLEIEYEASIRRMAEDIRTARETVHVLFYIAGLDETTRPFFDAVAEAADRGVKVRFLYDHYGSMKYWSVYRPMRRLLDAHGIEHYPMMPIKPLRDGALQRPDLRNHRKLLIVDGEVGWMGSQNLIDSAYASAKGAREGVRWQETMIRLRGPIVSEVNLLFGTDWYLESGESIAEDQVVRPSPDTSGTYECQIVPSGPGFVLENNLLLFNQLFYSAEKRITAVSPYFVPDESMLYALVTAAKRGVEVELFVSEKGDQFLVDHAQCSYYTALLEAGVRIQRYEAPKILHAKHVTVDDSVTVLGSSNMDIRSFLLDMESSLMVGGTDFMEKMHEVEDVYRSRSRELTLEEWRTRPFWKQILDNTCRLASAIV